Part of the Natronobacterium gregoryi SP2 genome, ACGGGACTGCTCGGTGTCGGTTACCTGGTCGGACTGACGTCTGGAATGTGGGCCGAGATGTTCGTCCTCACGATACTCATCGGGCCCGTCTTTTTCGGCAGTGTGCCGGAACCGATCGGGTCGGTCGGGCCATAGACAGATTCTACCTGCGATGCGCCCGCCGAAATACGATCCGACAGCGCCCTAGCAGGGTGAACCGTCACACGTATCCCTTTCGGCACCGTCGATTCCCGTAGGCACATCGACCCACCATGAGCATCACTGAACACGAACTCAAGATCAAACTCGAGGAGGTCGAAGATCCCGACATCGGCGAGGACATCGTCACGCTCGGTCTGGTCAACGACGTCACGATCGATGACGGTACTGCTCGTATCTCTCTCGCGCTCAACGCTCCATACGCCCCATCGGAGATGGAACTGGGCAACCAGGTTCGAGAACTCTGTGACGAGGTCGGTCTCGAGGCAGACGTTCGAGCCAGCGTTGGTCGAGAGCACGGGTTCGACGACGAGGTTCTGCCTAACGTTCGTAACGTGATCGCAGTCTCCTCTGGAAAAGGTGGGGTCGGTAAGACAACAGTCGCAGCCAACCTCGCTGCTGGCCTCGAGAAACGCGGTGCGATGGTCGGGTTGCTCGATGCCGACATTCACGGCCCGAACGTTCCCAAGATTCTGCCAATCGAAGGCGAGCCTGGCGTGATGCCCAACGAGGACATCGTGCCGCCTCGTTCTGACGGCGTCCGGATCATCAGTATGGGATTCATGATGGAGGAAGACGACGATCCCGCGATCCTCCGGGGGCCAATGGTCAACAAGTTCATGATGAAGTTTTTAGAGGGCGTCGAGTGGGGTCGACTCGATTACCTCATCGTCGACCTGCCGCCGGGGACGGGCGACGCGACGCTGAACCTGCTGCAGTCGATGCCCGTCACGGGGTCGGTCGTCGTCACGACGCCCCAGGAGATGGCGCTCGAGGACACCAGCAAGGGAATTCAGATGTTCAACAAACACGACACGCCGGTGTTGGGCGTCGTCGAGAACATGAGCTCGTTCGTTTGCCCGTCCTGTGACGATCAGCATGGCCTGTTCGGAACCGACGGTGCG contains:
- a CDS encoding Mrp/NBP35 family ATP-binding protein, with translation MSITEHELKIKLEEVEDPDIGEDIVTLGLVNDVTIDDGTARISLALNAPYAPSEMELGNQVRELCDEVGLEADVRASVGREHGFDDEVLPNVRNVIAVSSGKGGVGKTTVAANLAAGLEKRGAMVGLLDADIHGPNVPKILPIEGEPGVMPNEDIVPPRSDGVRIISMGFMMEEDDDPAILRGPMVNKFMMKFLEGVEWGRLDYLIVDLPPGTGDATLNLLQSMPVTGSVVVTTPQEMALEDTSKGIQMFNKHDTPVLGVVENMSSFVCPSCDDQHGLFGTDGADEIVDRYDTPLLGKIPIHPDFGADGSKGPIVKDDESSVQDPVDDIVDEIADRVGKTNRRTVAENTSDEPADVLPTETED